GATCTTCATGTACCTCAATGCCGATAGAATGGCCTGTGTTATGGGCGAAAAACTCGCCATATCCCGCCCGGTCAATAACGTCGCGCGCGGCGGCATCCACCGCCAGACAGCGCACGCCGGGACGAATAGCCGCAATGGCGGCAAGCTGCGCCTCAAGGACAATGTGGTAAACGGAAAACAGCGGATGCTCCTGCGGGACGCTGGCGCCGGGTACCAAAAAGGTGCGGGTCATGTCGGAACAATATCCCTGATACACCGCGCCGAAATCGAGGGTTATCCATTCCCCCGCCGCCACGATTTTACGGCTGGCTTTACCGTGCGGCAGCGCGCCGCGCCAGCCGCTGGCGACAATCGTATCGAAAGAGGCTTTCTCTGCGCCGCGTTGACACATAAACCACTCCAGCTCAGCGGCAATCTCCCGCTCGCTTTGGCCTGGCGCGATAAAGCGGCGAATATGCTCCGCCCCCGCATCGGCAATGCGACACGCCTCACGGATGCAGTCGATTTCCGCCGCCGTTTTAATGTGCCGTAGAGCGTCAATGGAGACGCTGGTCATGGTCACCTGTAATTCCGTCTGCCAGAGACGCGCCGTCTCCCAACTGACCTGCGCGCCTTCAAACCCCATCGTTTGCAGATTTTCCGCAGCGATAATGTGGTTCACCAGCGACGTCAGCGTCTGTCCTCCACCAAGCAGATGGATGCAATATCCGTTTGTGCGCGCTTTTACATCAGCGTAATAACGAGCATCGACCAAAATATGTGCGTGGCGATGGCTGATCAGTACGAACCCTGACCCGCTGGAAATGCCAAGATGCGGCTGCTTGTTTGGGCGCGAGGAGATCAGTATCGCATCCAGTTGGCGCTCGCTAAGCCATTGGCGAAGCGAAGTCAATAGTGTCATGATATGGATCCTTTTTTCACAAGCTTTCGATCAGTAATTTGCCCCGGCGGTACATCAAGTGACGCAGGAAAACGACCATTAGCGCCGTAATAACCGCGCCCAATAAAATGCCCGCGATATAGACGCCGAGATGGCTTACCAGCGGCCACGCCCAGATAGCCGATTCAGGAAACCACTGCACTGCGCCCAGCCAGACGGCAACCGACGACCCCACGATAGCGCCAACCATATAAGACGGGATCGCGGTGATGGGGCTTTCCAGCGCAAATGGAATTGCCCCTTCACTGATCCCCATAAATGCCAGGAACATTGCTGTTTTGCCCTGCGGATAAAGCTGGGCGCTGAACAGACGTTTGCCGGTCAGACGGTGGTCGAGCAGCGTCGCCAGCCCCAGCCCAATCGGCGGGATTACGATTGCAATGGAACGCGCCGTCACCGGTAACACATGGTCAGTGGTAAAACTGAAGGCAACAAATCCTGCGGCTTTGTTAATAGGGCCGCCGAGGTCGATAGCGGTCGCGGCGGCGATCCCCATCGCGTACATTAATGCCCCTTTTTCACCTGCCGCGGTGAGCAGAGTGCGAATCCCGCCGTTGATCCAGCCACCAAAGGGCGTAATGACGTAGTACATCGCCAGCATGACAAAAATGGCGGAGAGGATCGGCAGTAAAAAGGTCGTCTTAAAGGCCAGCAGAAAGTCAGGCAACTGGATTTTTTGGTTCATCCACTTCACCAGGTATCCCGCGACAATAGAAATAATCAGCGCGCCGATAAACGTTGACGGAACCGGCGCGGTTGTTACCCAATGCAGGCTGGCCGGATCAAAGTTCAGCACCTGTGTTGGCTGAGTGGACATTAATCCACCGATAAAGCCGGCGGGAAACGCCAGTTTGCCGCCAATGGAATTAGCGACAAAGGCGGCAAACATCGGGATGGCGAAACCAAACAGCACACCACCGAAAGATTGTGACAACCAGGCGAACTTCAGTAAGGAGAGGTTAAAGCCAGTGAATTTGCCACTGTTCAGCGCCTCCATGATGCCAGCGTCGGCTGGGATTTCCAGCCAGCTATAAGCGATTAACTGCGAGAAAGCGAGGATCACCCCGCCCATGATTAACGTCGGCACCATGCGCGAAATACCGGACATGACGTGCTGTGGTAACTCGCCCCAGAAACTGTTGCGGGAGGCCTCGGCTTTTTTAATTGTCGCTGCCGCGCCGGATGCACCGGGCGCAATGGTCGCACTGCGTTTTTTAATGGCCATATCTGTATCCCTGTCGAGAATTACTGTTGATCGGCGGCAATCATCTCTTCTATTTCTTTGATAATGCCCGTTGCGTTTTTAATGGCATCCTGGAGCGTAATCTCATATACATCGCGCGATTCAAAACGCTCGTTATCTTCCGGCGTTACCGCCACGGAATGGATAATTAACGTTGCTTCAGCAATGTCCTGTGCCGTAAGACGGTTTTGAATACCATCGGCACCCTGAGTTTCGATTTTGACTTCATATCCCGCTTCCACAGCCGCCTCTTCCAGCGCCTGCGCCGCCATAAAGGTGTGGGCCAGCCCCATCGGACATGCACAGACAGCAATTAATTTTTTAGTCATAACGTTTTCCTCATAATAGTTAACGTGTGAAATTATGACGGCGAGAACCCAGGGATTGTTACCAGACGAATAATGCTTTCACTGGATAAATAATCCCGCTAAGCAAAAATGTGACGTATGTCGGCATGACGAGTGACGGGCGAAAAAAAACCGCGTGAGGCACGCGGTTAGAGACTGATAATAAATGTGGAAACCACCTGATGGCGCTGCGCTGACCAGGCTTACAGTAGGGATACTTTTCCAGGCTGGATAACGCTTTTACACCGCCATCCGGCAATGCTCATCTTACTTATAGAATATGGCCTAACGCCTGGCGCAGATGTGCCCCGGCTCCCAACAGGCCTGGGTTGTCATGTACAATCAAATAAACTGGAATAGTGTGTACATAATCTTTAAACCGGCCTTTATCTTCAAAACCACCGCGGAAACCAGACGCTTTAAAGAATTCCAGGAAACGCGGAACAATGCCGCCAGCAATATAAACGCCGCCGAATGTCCCCATCGTTAAGGCCAGATCGCCGCCAAATCGCCCTAAAATAACGCAAAAGAGCGACAAAGCACGGCGACAATCGATACAGCTATCGGCCAGGGCGCGCTCGGTAATATCTTTCGGACGCAGATTTTCCGGCAGACGGTCATCGGATTTCACAATCGCGCGGTAAAGATTCACCAGTCCCGGTCCGGAAAGAACACGTTCGGCGGAAACATGGCCAATTTCGGCGCGCAATATCTCCAGAATCATAGCCTCTTCTTCGCTGTTAGGCGCAAAATCGACATGTCCGCCTTCGCCTGGAAGGCTAATCCAGCGTCTGTCCACATGTACCAGATGCGCCACGCCCAGCCCGGTTCCCGCACCGTAGACCGCAATGGGTTTGCCGTCTACCGGTTCGCCGCCGCCGAACTGAATGACATGC
The Salmonella bongori NCTC 12419 DNA segment above includes these coding regions:
- the ypdF gene encoding aminopeptidase → MTLLTSLRQWLSERQLDAILISSRPNKQPHLGISSGSGFVLISHRHAHILVDARYYADVKARTNGYCIHLLGGGQTLTSLVNHIIAAENLQTMGFEGAQVSWETARLWQTELQVTMTSVSIDALRHIKTAAEIDCIREACRIADAGAEHIRRFIAPGQSEREIAAELEWFMCQRGAEKASFDTIVASGWRGALPHGKASRKIVAAGEWITLDFGAVYQGYCSDMTRTFLVPGASVPQEHPLFSVYHIVLEAQLAAIAAIRPGVRCLAVDAAARDVIDRAGYGEFFAHNTGHSIGIEVHEDPRFSPEDHTVLESGMLLTVEPGIYLPEQGGVRIEDIVLVTPEGAEVLYSMPKTVLLTGAA
- a CDS encoding PTS fructose transporter subunit IIC, with the protein product MAIKKRSATIAPGASGAAATIKKAEASRNSFWGELPQHVMSGISRMVPTLIMGGVILAFSQLIAYSWLEIPADAGIMEALNSGKFTGFNLSLLKFAWLSQSFGGVLFGFAIPMFAAFVANSIGGKLAFPAGFIGGLMSTQPTQVLNFDPASLHWVTTAPVPSTFIGALIISIVAGYLVKWMNQKIQLPDFLLAFKTTFLLPILSAIFVMLAMYYVITPFGGWINGGIRTLLTAAGEKGALMYAMGIAAATAIDLGGPINKAAGFVAFSFTTDHVLPVTARSIAIVIPPIGLGLATLLDHRLTGKRLFSAQLYPQGKTAMFLAFMGISEGAIPFALESPITAIPSYMVGAIVGSSVAVWLGAVQWFPESAIWAWPLVSHLGVYIAGILLGAVITALMVVFLRHLMYRRGKLLIESL
- a CDS encoding PTS fructose transporter subunit IIB → MTKKLIAVCACPMGLAHTFMAAQALEEAAVEAGYEVKIETQGADGIQNRLTAQDIAEATLIIHSVAVTPEDNERFESRDVYEITLQDAIKNATGIIKEIEEMIAADQQ
- the glk gene encoding glucokinase translates to MTKYALVGDVGGTNARLALCDIASGEISQAKTYSGLDYPSLEAVVRVYLDEHSVSVEDGCIAIACPITGDWVAMTNHTWAFSIAEMKKNLGFSHLEIINDFTAVSMAIPMLKKEHVIQFGGGEPVDGKPIAVYGAGTGLGVAHLVHVDRRWISLPGEGGHVDFAPNSEEEAMILEILRAEIGHVSAERVLSGPGLVNLYRAIVKSDDRLPENLRPKDITERALADSCIDCRRALSLFCVILGRFGGDLALTMGTFGGVYIAGGIVPRFLEFFKASGFRGGFEDKGRFKDYVHTIPVYLIVHDNPGLLGAGAHLRQALGHIL